A single Venturia canescens isolate UGA chromosome 1, ASM1945775v1, whole genome shotgun sequence DNA region contains:
- the LOC122415118 gene encoding uncharacterized protein isoform X2, whose product MASYAVVCFLNEDGMEGEESASEVPLCWLTQDQKKCWWLNTKNVGPLIAKRTIPDETDKKWQLHDIKCLGFYDNISSARQKADGFSSCDETPTTFIQTQKKSTLVTIKEEKNSTVAGKGKRKASLVQKKKDYYSVSDESDSDQNGIPLPPNLENIINEAAKPQDITLNKKSRGITVTSDIPVTFNLNRTSGILSFAN is encoded by the exons atggcGTCATACGCAGTTGTTTGTTTTCTAAATGAGGATGGTATGGAAGGAGAGGAGTCGGCATCCGAAGTTCCATTGTGCTGGTTAACGCAGgaccaaaaaaaatgttggtggctaaatacgaaaaatgtaGGACCACTCATTGCTAAAAGAACTATTCCCGACGAGACCGATAAAAAATGGCAGCTACATGATATCAAATGCTTGGGGTTTTACG ATAATATTTCAAGTGCTCGGCAAAAAGCAGATGGCTTCTCAAGTTGCGATGAAACCCCTACAACTTTCATTCAAACAcagaaaaaaagtactttGGTGAcaattaaagaagaaaaaaacagtacCGTTGCAGGAAAAGGAAAGCGAAAGGCTTCTTtagtgcaaaaaaaaaaag atTACTACTCGGTTTCAGATGAATCTGATAGTGATCAGAATGGAATTCCACTTCCACCGAATTTGGAAAACATTATCAACGAGGCCGCAAAACCTCAAGATATAACTCTAAACAAAAAAAGCCGAGGTATTACAGTGACGAGCGATATCCCGGTTACATTCAACTTGAATAGGACATCGGGAATATTGAGTTTCGCGAATTAA
- the LOC122415118 gene encoding uncharacterized protein isoform X1: MKPRFGVKMSYLSNFIHFKKVKKTMASYAVVCFLNEDGMEGEESASEVPLCWLTQDQKKCWWLNTKNVGPLIAKRTIPDETDKKWQLHDIKCLGFYDNISSARQKADGFSSCDETPTTFIQTQKKSTLVTIKEEKNSTVAGKGKRKASLVQKKKDESDSDQNGIPLPPNLENIINEAAKPQDITLNKKSRGITVTSDIPVTFNLNRTSGILSFAN, from the exons ATGAAGCCACGGTTTGGCGTCAAAATGTCTTATCTCagcaattttattcatttcaagaaagtgaaaaaaacgatggcGTCATACGCAGTTGTTTGTTTTCTAAATGAGGATGGTATGGAAGGAGAGGAGTCGGCATCCGAAGTTCCATTGTGCTGGTTAACGCAGgaccaaaaaaaatgttggtggctaaatacgaaaaatgtaGGACCACTCATTGCTAAAAGAACTATTCCCGACGAGACCGATAAAAAATGGCAGCTACATGATATCAAATGCTTGGGGTTTTACG ATAATATTTCAAGTGCTCGGCAAAAAGCAGATGGCTTCTCAAGTTGCGATGAAACCCCTACAACTTTCATTCAAACAcagaaaaaaagtactttGGTGAcaattaaagaagaaaaaaacagtacCGTTGCAGGAAAAGGAAAGCGAAAGGCTTCTTtagtgcaaaaaaaaaaag ATGAATCTGATAGTGATCAGAATGGAATTCCACTTCCACCGAATTTGGAAAACATTATCAACGAGGCCGCAAAACCTCAAGATATAACTCTAAACAAAAAAAGCCGAGGTATTACAGTGACGAGCGATATCCCGGTTACATTCAACTTGAATAGGACATCGGGAATATTGAGTTTCGCGAATTAA